The Leptospira selangorensis genome segment AAGACTTAGCTCGGAGCCGAAATCTCCAGCGTTGATCTCTCCAGTTTTCATTTCGATCTGGTTAAGTGTTTGGGTTACACTTCTGGCAATGGAGAAGGACATATAAAAAGTCCCAAACATTGCCAATAGGATATAAGCGGAGAATAAAAGTATTTTCAGGTCGGGGTTGATCAAGTCCTCTAAAAAGAGGACTATCCCCGCGACAGCCATAAGGAAAACGAGTAGAAGCCAGTTACTTAAGAGTAGTTTAGAAAATAAGCTACGCCTCATTGAATCTGTAACCAATCCCGCGGATGGTTTCCAACCTCTCCTTCTCTTCTCCTAGTTTATCTCGGAGTCTTTTAATATTAACATCTACAGCGCGATCCGTCACGTAAATATCCTTACCCCAAACCTTATCTAAAAGTTTGTCTCTGGTAAATGCAACGCCTGTATTAGTCATAAACAGATAAAGAATTTTATACTCGATCAATGTAAGATCGATTTCTTCGTTATTGATGAATACTTTATGCGCTTTAGGATTCAGGAAAATTTTGCCGACCGTGATGTTTCCTTCTTGGTCTTGCTCATCTTCTCCTTCTCCCGATCTTCTTAATACGGAACGAACTCTCGCGATGAGTTCTCTAGTAGAGAATGGTTTTCTAACATAATCGTCCGCGCCAAGTTCCAGTCCTAAGACCGCGTCGGTCTCTCCGGATTTGGCGGTAACCATAATGATTGGAAGAGAATATTTTTCCTTGATCCTTTTGCAAAGATCCATCCCGCCAATACCTGGTAGCATTAGGTCCAATACCACTAAGTCGGGCAGATTTTTTTCGATCCTAGGAAGCACCTCTAAACCGTTTTGGCAGGTGTCCACTTGGTAGCCGTTCTCTTCTAAATGAAATTTGATCAGTTCTGCGATATCCTCTTCGTCATCAACTACGAGGATTTTTTGGCCAGGGGTGCCGGAAGCATTTTTCATAAATTCGCTGAAGCTCTTTCTCCTACGCCTCGGAGGATTTTTGTCATTAGTCGTCGGGGAGGAGGATCCTTGGATTTGGATAGGTTCCATCCCATCAGATTGTCAGAAAACCGTTACAAAAGGTTTACACAAACATTACAATCGCCGGAAAAAGAATTTTCTGAGCTTATTCTTGTGACAACCAGTAAACAAAAAGGAATATGTTCCTTTTCGGATTATAATTAGACGGCGGTTTTGTTCAGTCCCGGTCCTTAATAATTTCGTTTAACTCGCTGATCAGCTTTCTTTGGCGGAAGAGGACATAAAGAACGAATCCTGAAAATAGAGCCAGACCCAAAACATATACCCAAAGTAGACCTTTTAATCTGCTCTGTTCTTCTTCGATTGCTTTGATCGTGGTCAGGTGTTCGACTAAGAAAAAATAATTATCGGATTGGGCCCAGGATTTTCTGGCTTCTTCCCTGATCTGGGTGATTAGAACATCCGCTTCTTGTTTGTTCATATTTTGGATGAGCGGGAAGACGGAGTCCAACTTCATTTCTAAGAATTCTTTTGCAGTTAATTTGGTCTCAGGCTGTTTTTCTTGTGCGGAGATTTGGCTTCCGAAGGTAAGTAATAAAGATAAAGCGATCCCAAAACTGAAATATTTCATTCGTCGAATCCTAACTTGTTTTTCCATTCCTTGGTATAAGGACTCTTATTTTGCACAAGATAAATCCCTATCAGAACAGTAAAAAGCAGGAACAAAAAGCCGCTAGTAGCTAAAATCGCATGTAAAATCCCTGTTTGGAAGAGAAAATTCCAATCCGTAAACAGAAGAACGGTCAAAGGAGAAAAAGCCAAGATCAGAATTGTGATCAAGATCAGCCGTATATGCCTCAGATGGACTAAATGAAGCATTACTTTTTTCTTAAGCATAGGTGGTACGTCATCGTTCACCCTGCCTTCCGGAGGTTTTACAAAAAAATCCAATTGCTCCCGCAACTCGTCGGGAAGTTTATCTTTTTCCGTGCTCATCGTCTTTCTTCAGCCAATCGCGTAGGATTTCTTTCCCTCGAAAAATATAACTCTTTAAGGTATTCATTTTCAAGTTTAAATTTTCGGAGATATCTTTATAGGACATATTCTCGAAGTAGTGTAACGATATAGGTTTCCTATATAGTTCGGGTAACTTGTCCACTAAGGATCTGATCTTTTCCGTCGTTTCTTTTTCTAATACTTCGGATTCTTGAGAGGAGAAATTGTCTCCCAGCTTCTCGCTGGACAAAGTATCGATAGGAGCGTCTATCTCAGGGTGTTCTTTACGGTATCTGCGGATGATCTCATTTCTTGCAATGGAGAAGACCCAAGTGGAGAATTTAGATTTCCCTCTGAATGTGGACAATCCTTCGAATGCTTTTAAAAAAACATCCTGAGTAAAGTCCTCAGCTTCCGCTTCGTTACGGAATGCTTTTTTTGCCTGAGAATAAACCATCGCCTCGTACTTTAATACAAGTTGTTCGAAAGATTCAAAATCCCCGGCTAGAACTTTTTGAATATTGGCCCAATCCTCCGGATCGCATAGGATTGGTTCTTCCGGTTTCATGGGAGTAATAATAAACCTATTTTGTGGAAGGATCGGATTTCAGTAGGACCGATTCATTTCCTAGGAGACCATTTATAATAACAAAGAAGACCTAAGCCGGTACCAAGAGGGATCAATCCTCCTAACATCGCTAAAGATTTTCCTAATACTAAAATGAAAGTAACGGAAAGAGCTACACCAACAAAGGTAAGTATCAGTCCTAAAAAGAAGGAATAAAGACGCAGATCAAATTTTTCTTTTTGATAAAGGCCTGCTTTGATGATCGCCATTCTCTGACGATACCACCAAAAGAATAGGAAGAATAATAATAACCATCCGAAGATGATCCCTACGATCGGAATACTATATAGGATCGCTTTGTATTCTCCACCAGGCTGACTAGCTTGGATGGCGATCCTGATTTCTTCTAGACTACGAAAGAGGGCTTCCTTTTCTTCCGGAGTCATCTGCTAAGAACCGCCACCTTTAGTGAAGAAGTTTCACCTTTCTTAAAGTATGGGATTTTTTGTTCAATGCCAGGTCTGCCGGCGAGAGACTCATACCAGTCTTCTTCTTTCCAGCTTTCTTTTAGATAACTAGTGCGGATGTCTGAATTAAATAGATCCTTAATTTTGCTCATTGGAATGCTCCTATGTAAAATGCCTTTCGAAGTTCGAATACGAACTTTAAAACTCCCGGAAAAGGGTTTTAAATTATGTCGTATATAATTTCGGTCCACTTTTGGAATCCCTAAAGTGGAAAACCTCGTAGGACTACATTTTTTAGAGACGTAAGGGTTAGAAGAAAAATTGGGAGATGAGACAAAAAAATAGAAAGAAAGAAAAATCAAAAACCTTGGATCTTTCGTTTTATGCGGAAACTATTCGGTCTTTTTCACGTCCAAGAACGGCGCTGAACTTAGGTTAGGAGTTCTTAAAATGGGAGGACGATCGAATCCTGCGTATTCTCTTAAGAAGTCTACAATGATCCTTGCAGTGGCTCCCCATAAAAGTCCTTCCTCTATATCAAAGTAAAATACTTCTAATAAAGGTGAGTCAGGCTTTCTTCTTCCTTTAATACTGTAGAAAGGGGCTTCCCAAAGTCTATCTAGCTCCAATATGATAATTCTTTCCACTTCTTCCGGATTGAATTCGAATTTGAAATCTCCGGAATATTTAGCTAAGAAGGGAGTGATGTGAAATCCGGTATGAGTGAGTTGACCTCTGTAATTTCCGATTACGGATAATTCTTTGTCCGGAGCTCCCATCTCTTCTTCCCATTCTCTAAGGGCCGTAACTAAAAGGTCCTTATCTTCCGGATCCTTTACTCCACCTGGAAAAGAGATCTGTCCCGGATGAGAAGCGAGGTTTGGATTTCTTTTTTGAAGAAGAAAGCCGTCTTGTCCGTTCTTTTGGAACACAGGCATAACTACGGAAGAATGTGCTACATCTTCCGGTAAGTTCGGTTCCCCTTCAGGTAGAAACGGAAGTTCCTTTTTTAGTTTATCTAATTCTAATCTAATCAAATTTCTTTTTGATCGGGATTAAACCTGACAAGGTAGTCTCATAAGGTTTAGATTGCATTGCTGCTATAATAGAAGGTCCGTAATTTTCTACCTTCCAGTTGGAAAAAATTCCTAGCTCTTTTAACTCTTCAATAGACTTAGGATTTCTTTTTGCAATCTCCGCGATATTCTTATTAGACGGCATCAAGTTGTGACCCATCCGGCGAATGGACATGATT includes the following:
- a CDS encoding response regulator, producing the protein MKNASGTPGQKILVVDDEEDIAELIKFHLEENGYQVDTCQNGLEVLPRIEKNLPDLVVLDLMLPGIGGMDLCKRIKEKYSLPIIMVTAKSGETDAVLGLELGADDYVRKPFSTRELIARVRSVLRRSGEGEDEQDQEGNITVGKIFLNPKAHKVFINNEEIDLTLIEYKILYLFMTNTGVAFTRDKLLDKVWGKDIYVTDRAVDVNIKRLRDKLGEEKERLETIRGIGYRFNEA
- a CDS encoding RNA polymerase sigma factor, giving the protein MKPEEPILCDPEDWANIQKVLAGDFESFEQLVLKYEAMVYSQAKKAFRNEAEAEDFTQDVFLKAFEGLSTFRGKSKFSTWVFSIARNEIIRRYRKEHPEIDAPIDTLSSEKLGDNFSSQESEVLEKETTEKIRSLVDKLPELYRKPISLHYFENMSYKDISENLNLKMNTLKSYIFRGKEILRDWLKKDDEHGKR
- a CDS encoding LIMLP_16695 family PerRB-regulated protein, which gives rise to MSKIKDLFNSDIRTSYLKESWKEEDWYESLAGRPGIEQKIPYFKKGETSSLKVAVLSR
- a CDS encoding NUDIX hydrolase, whose translation is MRLELDKLKKELPFLPEGEPNLPEDVAHSSVVMPVFQKNGQDGFLLQKRNPNLASHPGQISFPGGVKDPEDKDLLVTALREWEEEMGAPDKELSVIGNYRGQLTHTGFHITPFLAKYSGDFKFEFNPEEVERIIILELDRLWEAPFYSIKGRRKPDSPLLEVFYFDIEEGLLWGATARIIVDFLREYAGFDRPPILRTPNLSSAPFLDVKKTE